A genome region from Sardina pilchardus chromosome 22, fSarPil1.1, whole genome shotgun sequence includes the following:
- the mxtx2 gene encoding mix-type homeobox gene 2 translates to MWNDCSVVQDGSSQAHKMAGRRKRTSFTKEHLELLRIAFEVDPYPGISVRESLAQATGLPESRIQVWFQNRRARTLKNRNNRMGSPPSASLPPSPFIPSLIHRAEDESQQRGTCDALYSGTGNQPAGHSQIKEEDMDCFYDSLSPQASGFSQRDIGYFSTPSFRSGQSRLMGSNTSPTYQTPTATHHNGRRNWSSTVTPDSTSPESLWSPRSSMGNSFASDSHFFAFPSPPGPPPPYPHRIVQSGYMGSVSNSPASPDSACCDMGPDNSSLSAQYSSFSGMWDIPTPEQFTNLAPLPDLSSQCLEDVLGEMQPDWWKVRGPVDPPSKE, encoded by the exons ATGTGGAACGACTGCAGTGTTG TCCAAGATGGCTCCTCACAGGCCCATAAGATGGCAGGCCGCAGGAAGAGGACCAGCTTCACAAAAGAACACTTGGAGCTCCTCCGCATAGCCTTTGAGGTGGACCCTTACCCGGGCATCAGCGTGAGAGAGAGCCTGGCGCAGGCCACCGGACTTCCAGAGTCCCGTATTCAG GTATGGTTCCAAAACAGAAGGGCCAGGACTCTGAAGAACAGGAACAACAGGATGGGCTCTCCTccatctgcctccctccctccgagccCCTTCATCCCCTCTCTGATCCACCGGGCTGAGGACGAGAGCCAGCAGAGGGGCACCTGCGATGCCCTCTACAGCGGCACGGGCAACCAGCCGGCAGGCCACTCTCAAATCAAGGAGGAAGACATGGACTGCTTCTACGACAGCCTGTCTCCACAGGCCTCTGGCTTCTCTCAGAGGGACATTGGCTACTTCAGCACTCCTTCCTTCCGGTCAGGGCAGAGTCGTCTGATGGGCAGCAACACCAGCCCCACCTATCAGACTCCCACCGCCACACACCACAATGGACGCCGCAACTGGAGCTCAACAGTAACTCCTGATAGCACTTCTCCAGAGTCTCTGTGGAGCCCACGGTCATCCATGGGAAACAGCTTTGCCAGTGACAGCCACTTCTTTGCCTTCCCATCTCCACCTGGACCGCCACCACCTTACCCCCACCGCATTGTCCAGTCTGGGTACATGGGGTCAGTGTCCAACTCTCCCGCCTCGCCTGATTCGGCTTGTTGTGACATGGGGCCAGacaattcctctctctctgcccagtaCTCCTCATTCAGCGGGATGTGGGACATACCGACGCCAGAGCAATTTACCAATCTGGCCCCTCTACCTGACTTGTCTTCTCAGTGTTTGGAGGATGTCCTTGGGGAGATGCAGCCAGACTGGTGGAAAGTCAGAGGGCCTGTGGATCCCCCTAGCAAAGAATAA